A window from Streptomyces sp. NBC_00299 encodes these proteins:
- a CDS encoding spermidine synthase, translated as MKLTDSGQKVSSVRWRLVLASTTMLFVELALIRWAGANVVHLSYFSNFILLGSFLGIGIGFLLPATRGQWLKRWTPIPLALLVVLVRTYPVQVRQSSSEVIYFTAVKTTGLPQWVTLPAIFLLTAVIMAGIGKITADLFRQLPSLDAYRYDLLGSITGSVSFAVLSWLRAPSVVWGVLAAVALLIIGGRRNTLFYGVPLVAMVAALFLESTTAGISWSPYYKIELKSSPTTTRTYYISANGVPHQSTAPLPVLMRENSPYRQAYDQTPRNPHKRVLIIGAGNGNDVAVALAHGAQRVDAVEIDPRLQEIGAQLHPARPYDDPRVHVYIDDGRAFLERTNAKYDLIILALPDSLTLVSGASNLRLESYLFTRQAFEAARDHLTPDGAFAMYNYYRKSWLVDRFAGDLDDLYGHAPCMTTFKRNAAVLVAGMTPADQSCKQTWQPSGPVPAAATDDHPFPYLLHRTIPTIYLGALGAILLVTLLSVRLAGVRIRSTFRYFDMFLLGAAFLLLETKNVIGFALYFGTTWLVNALVFFGVLLSVLAAVEVRRRLRRVNMLVLQLMLFGSLAVAFLVPPQAVLSLPTAGRLAAAIALAFAPIFCANLIFSDRLAQAADPTSAFGANLLGALTGGALEYLALMTGYQALLLVVAALYLGACIAMRYAGRGPGGQTTRMPDETVSVKT; from the coding sequence ATGAAGCTGACCGATTCCGGACAAAAGGTAAGTTCGGTGCGCTGGAGGCTGGTGCTCGCCAGCACCACCATGCTCTTCGTAGAGCTGGCGCTGATCAGATGGGCAGGCGCCAACGTCGTCCATCTCAGTTACTTCTCGAACTTCATCCTGCTGGGATCGTTCCTCGGCATCGGCATCGGCTTCCTGCTCCCCGCCACACGCGGACAGTGGCTCAAACGCTGGACCCCGATCCCCCTGGCTCTGCTCGTCGTCCTCGTGCGCACGTATCCGGTCCAGGTCCGTCAGAGCAGCAGTGAGGTCATCTACTTCACCGCCGTGAAGACCACCGGCCTCCCCCAGTGGGTGACGCTGCCGGCGATCTTCCTGCTGACCGCGGTGATCATGGCGGGGATCGGCAAGATCACCGCCGACCTCTTCCGCCAACTCCCCTCACTCGACGCCTACCGCTACGACCTGCTCGGCAGCATCACCGGCTCCGTCTCCTTCGCCGTACTGTCCTGGCTGCGCGCCCCCTCGGTGGTGTGGGGCGTGCTCGCGGCCGTGGCCCTGCTGATCATCGGTGGCCGCCGCAACACCCTCTTCTACGGCGTCCCCCTCGTGGCGATGGTCGCCGCTCTGTTCCTGGAGTCGACGACGGCCGGCATCTCCTGGTCGCCGTACTACAAGATCGAGCTGAAGTCCTCGCCGACCACCACGCGGACGTACTACATCTCCGCCAACGGTGTCCCGCACCAGAGCACCGCGCCGCTCCCGGTGCTGATGCGGGAGAACTCGCCCTATCGGCAGGCGTACGACCAGACGCCCCGCAACCCGCACAAGCGCGTGCTGATCATCGGAGCCGGCAACGGCAACGACGTCGCCGTCGCACTGGCGCACGGAGCACAGCGCGTGGACGCGGTCGAGATCGACCCCCGCCTCCAGGAGATCGGCGCGCAGCTGCACCCAGCCAGGCCGTACGACGACCCGCGGGTACACGTCTACATCGACGACGGTCGGGCGTTCCTGGAGCGGACGAACGCCAAGTACGACCTCATCATCCTGGCGCTGCCGGACTCCCTGACCCTGGTGTCGGGGGCGAGCAACCTGCGGCTGGAGAGCTACCTCTTCACCCGGCAGGCGTTCGAAGCGGCCCGCGATCACCTGACGCCGGACGGTGCGTTCGCGATGTACAACTACTACCGCAAAAGCTGGTTGGTCGACCGCTTCGCCGGCGACCTCGACGACCTCTACGGCCACGCCCCCTGCATGACGACGTTCAAACGGAACGCGGCCGTGCTGGTGGCCGGAATGACCCCCGCCGACCAGTCCTGCAAGCAGACCTGGCAGCCGAGCGGGCCGGTCCCGGCGGCCGCGACCGACGACCACCCGTTCCCGTATCTGCTGCACCGGACCATCCCCACGATCTATCTGGGCGCCCTGGGTGCGATCCTGCTGGTGACACTGCTGTCGGTGCGCCTGGCCGGGGTCCGCATCCGCAGCACCTTCCGCTACTTCGACATGTTCCTGCTGGGCGCGGCCTTCCTGCTGCTCGAAACGAAGAACGTGATCGGTTTCGCGCTCTACTTCGGCACGACCTGGCTGGTCAACGCCCTTGTCTTCTTCGGTGTTCTGCTCTCCGTCCTGGCCGCGGTCGAGGTGCGGCGCAGGTTGCGGCGGGTCAACATGCTGGTGCTGCAGCTGATGCTCTTCGGCTCTCTCGCGGTGGCCTTTCTCGTCCCGCCGCAGGCCGTGCTCTCCCTGCCCACCGCGGGCCGGCTGGCCGCCGCCATCGCCCTGGCCTTCGCGCCCATCTTCTGCGCCAACCTCATCTTCTCGGACCGGCTCGCGCAGGCCGCCGACCCGACGTCGGCGTTCGGCGCGAATCTGCTCGGTGCGCTGACCGGGGGCGCGCTCGAGTACCTGGCCCTGATGACGGGCTATCAGGCGCTGCTGCTGGTCGTCGCCGCGCTGTACCTGGGGGCCTGCATCGCCATGCGTTACGCCGGACGCGGACCGGGCGGGCAGACGACACGGATGCCCGACGAGACGGTGAGCGTCAAAACCTGA
- a CDS encoding DUF6325 family protein, which produces MHQDIGDMGPVDYLIVEFPGSRMTGEGLPLLVDLVEGGVIRILDLVFIHKGTDGSVELVELRNVGDEVDLTVFEGASSGLLDQGDLDDAGAALEAGNSAAVVVYENVWAAPLARALRRGGAEVVASGRIPVDALLASLEAAEATAAP; this is translated from the coding sequence ATGCACCAGGACATCGGGGACATGGGGCCCGTCGACTACCTGATCGTCGAGTTCCCCGGCAGCCGTATGACGGGTGAGGGGCTGCCCCTGCTCGTCGACCTGGTCGAGGGCGGGGTCATCCGCATCCTCGACCTCGTCTTCATCCACAAGGGCACCGACGGTTCGGTCGAGCTGGTGGAGCTCCGCAACGTCGGGGACGAGGTCGACCTGACCGTGTTCGAGGGAGCCTCGTCAGGACTGCTGGACCAGGGCGACCTGGACGACGCCGGTGCCGCGCTGGAGGCCGGCAACTCAGCCGCCGTCGTCGTGTACGAGAACGTCTGGGCCGCGCCCCTGGCCCGTGCGCTGCGGCGCGGCGGGGCCGAGGTGGTGGCCAGTGGGCGCATCCCCGTGGACGCGTTGCTGGCGTCGCTGGAGGCCGCCGAGGCGACGGCGGCGCCCTAG
- a CDS encoding SHOCT domain-containing protein: MPGLLRGVARTAVVAGTATAVSNRVSRRQAGRWAQQDPERQVSYQQGVAPPAPAAPAPAAQQSSADEMAGKIDQLKQLGDLKAQGVLTDEEFAAQKRQVLG, translated from the coding sequence ATGCCAGGACTCCTTCGCGGCGTCGCCCGCACCGCCGTCGTCGCGGGGACGGCCACGGCCGTGTCGAACCGCGTCTCACGGCGGCAGGCGGGCCGTTGGGCCCAGCAGGACCCCGAACGGCAGGTCTCCTACCAGCAGGGCGTCGCACCGCCGGCCCCCGCCGCACCGGCGCCGGCCGCGCAGCAGTCGAGCGCCGACGAGATGGCCGGCAAGATCGACCAGCTGAAGCAGCTCGGCGACCTCAAGGCCCAGGGCGTGCTCACGGACGAGGAATTCGCGGCCCAGAAGCGCCAGGTCCTCGGTTGA
- a CDS encoding chloride channel protein, which yields MPEPGPSGAPATGTQPEEADRLRELLRTPAYQKALVFSALIGIPVSLAAFWFLAALHELEHLLWADLPSGLGWDTPPWWWPLPLLTLAGITVGLVVRYLPGAGGHVPAAGLHASGQPPVTLPGVILAALASLPLGATLGPEAPLIALGGGLALLFGQLARAPVTAQNTALLAAAGAAAALPAIFGNPLVGAVILIEVAGVGGPRLFAVMLPALLSSGIGSLVFTGFGRWTGLSIGDLKLTLGVPTPRLDAGDVLWTIPMAVAIGIAVHLILDTGRLAAVFVAKRTVVHTTVCALAAGACGAVYTLAVDRSPVDVASSGQATLAKLAEDPHSWGVGALIAVLLCKGAAYALCLGSLRGGPIFPALFLGAALGVLLAPLPGLGVVPGLAAGMAAAAAAALRLPVSSALLVVLLMGSGAMTPVVLLAAVVGFVTAQLLPPGRPVPPLGKPAPAPAEPPAHPTSGPPDGPPADRASSAPDDRAEGT from the coding sequence GTGCCTGAGCCGGGACCCTCGGGCGCGCCCGCCACCGGTACGCAGCCGGAAGAGGCCGACCGGCTGCGTGAGCTGCTGCGCACACCGGCCTACCAAAAGGCGCTCGTCTTCTCCGCGCTGATCGGCATCCCGGTCTCCCTGGCCGCGTTCTGGTTCCTGGCCGCGCTGCACGAGCTCGAGCACCTGCTGTGGGCCGACCTGCCCTCGGGGCTGGGCTGGGACACCCCTCCGTGGTGGTGGCCGCTGCCGTTGCTGACGCTCGCCGGCATCACCGTCGGTCTCGTGGTCCGGTATCTGCCGGGAGCCGGCGGTCACGTTCCTGCCGCGGGCCTCCACGCCTCGGGGCAGCCCCCGGTCACCCTGCCGGGGGTCATCCTGGCGGCCCTGGCCAGCCTGCCGCTTGGTGCCACCCTCGGCCCCGAAGCCCCGTTGATCGCGCTCGGCGGCGGTCTGGCCCTGCTCTTCGGGCAACTGGCGCGCGCCCCGGTCACGGCGCAGAACACGGCCCTTCTCGCCGCGGCCGGCGCCGCTGCGGCGCTTCCGGCGATCTTCGGCAACCCGCTGGTAGGAGCGGTGATCCTGATCGAGGTGGCCGGAGTGGGCGGGCCACGGCTGTTCGCCGTCATGCTGCCGGCGCTCCTGTCCAGCGGCATCGGCTCGCTGGTCTTCACCGGGTTCGGCCGCTGGACCGGGCTGTCCATAGGCGACCTGAAGCTCACGTTGGGGGTGCCCACGCCCCGCCTAGACGCCGGGGACGTGCTCTGGACGATTCCGATGGCCGTGGCGATCGGAATTGCTGTGCACCTGATCCTGGACACCGGGCGCCTGGCCGCGGTGTTCGTCGCAAAACGGACCGTCGTCCATACGACGGTCTGCGCCCTGGCCGCCGGGGCGTGCGGCGCGGTCTACACACTGGCCGTCGACCGGTCACCGGTGGACGTGGCGTCCTCCGGCCAGGCCACCCTGGCCAAGCTGGCCGAAGACCCCCACTCCTGGGGCGTCGGGGCTCTGATCGCCGTGCTGCTGTGCAAGGGGGCGGCGTACGCGCTGTGCCTGGGCAGTCTGCGCGGCGGCCCTATTTTCCCCGCGCTGTTCCTGGGCGCGGCGTTGGGCGTCCTGCTGGCGCCCCTGCCCGGGTTGGGAGTCGTGCCCGGTCTGGCGGCGGGCATGGCGGCCGCGGCCGCGGCCGCGCTGCGACTGCCGGTGAGCAGTGCGTTGCTGGTCGTGCTGCTCATGGGCAGCGGAGCGATGACTCCCGTGGTGCTGCTCGCGGCGGTGGTGGGCTTCGTGACGGCCCAACTGCTCCCCCCGGGCCGTCCCGTACCACCGCTGGGCAAGCCGGCCCCCGCACCGGCCGAGCCCCCGGCCCACCCGACCTCCGGCCCACCGGACGGACCCCCGGCCGACCGGGCGTCCAGTGCACCGGACGACCGCGCCGAGGGCACCTGA
- a CDS encoding cyclase family protein: MSSRPQASAPERMSEAAFRALYRRLRGEADGTGGHRGALDRLTPERVVAAVGEVRTGRTVSIAAPIETVPGPDDPQPASYRMVAPTAQESTAHGLHFARDRFAMNVHGDADSHLDALCHVMFDGELYGGVPASTVTPDHAGALTLDLVRDGIVGRGVLLDIPRLRGVPWLEPGEQVSAEDLEAAEAAQGVTVGPGDLLFVRVGHRARRRSLGAWDPAEARTGLHPEAMRFPAERGVAVLGSDGNNDAAPSAVTGVDYPVHVLAVNAMGLHLLDWLDLEELGEVCAGAPRSQFLCVVAPLRLPSATGSPVNPIAVL; encoded by the coding sequence ATGAGTTCGCGTCCGCAGGCCTCGGCGCCGGAGCGCATGTCCGAGGCGGCCTTCCGGGCCCTGTACCGCAGGTTGCGTGGGGAGGCGGACGGCACCGGTGGCCACCGCGGGGCGCTCGATCGGCTCACGCCCGAGCGGGTCGTCGCCGCCGTCGGCGAGGTCCGTACCGGGCGTACCGTCTCGATCGCCGCACCCATCGAGACCGTGCCGGGGCCCGACGATCCGCAGCCCGCGTCCTACCGCATGGTCGCCCCGACGGCGCAGGAGTCCACCGCCCACGGGCTGCACTTCGCCCGCGACCGGTTCGCCATGAACGTGCACGGCGACGCCGACAGCCACCTCGACGCGCTCTGTCACGTCATGTTCGACGGGGAGCTCTACGGCGGTGTCCCGGCGAGCACGGTGACGCCGGACCACGCCGGTGCGCTGACGCTGGACCTCGTGCGGGACGGCATCGTCGGGCGCGGTGTGCTGCTGGACATCCCCCGGCTGCGGGGCGTCCCGTGGCTGGAGCCCGGCGAGCAGGTGAGCGCCGAGGACCTCGAGGCCGCCGAGGCCGCACAGGGGGTCACGGTCGGCCCGGGGGATCTGCTGTTCGTGCGCGTGGGGCATCGCGCCCGGCGACGGAGTCTCGGCGCCTGGGACCCGGCCGAGGCCAGGACCGGACTGCATCCGGAGGCGATGCGCTTCCCGGCCGAGCGGGGGGTCGCCGTACTCGGATCGGACGGCAACAACGACGCGGCACCGAGCGCGGTCACCGGCGTCGACTACCCCGTGCACGTCCTGGCCGTGAACGCCATGGGACTGCACCTGCTGGACTGGCTGGACCTCGAGGAGCTCGGGGAGGTCTGCGCCGGTGCGCCGCGCTCGCAGTTCCTGTGCGTGGTCGCCCCGCTGCGGCTTCCGTCCGCCACCGGCTCGCCGGTTAACCCGATCGCCGTTCTGTGA
- a CDS encoding GMC family oxidoreductase, producing MGDSPQYDVIIIGTGAGGGTLAHRLAPSGKRVLVLERGDYLPRERDNWDSTAVFVKGKYRAPEFWLDKHGNEFPPEVNYYVGGNTKFYGAALFRLRPEDFGELRHHDGLSPAWPIRYEDLEPYYTQAEHLYRVHGRHGEDPWEGPYSEQYAHRPVEHEPRIQQLSDDLEKQGLHPFHLPIGVDLTQDANGGATHFSACIRCNRVDGFPCLVRGKSDAQVVCVEPALQQPNVEMITNAHVTRLDTDPTGRSVCAVVATLADGHEARFEADIVVVACGAVNSAALLLASANDRHPGGLANSSDVVGRHYMRHNNLALMAVSKEPNDTQFQKTLALHDWYLGADDWEYPLGGIQMLGKSDAEQIHGEAPRWAGAVAPDMPFEVLAHHAVDFWLCGEDLPLPDNRVTLEGDRRIRLTLNETNNTAGLKRLQHKLQHMLGHLGMHEHHLLSHSIYLHKGMPIGATAHQAGTVRFGTDPASSALDVHCKAHDVDNLYVVDTSFFPSIGAVNPSLTAMANALRVGDHLLERLG from the coding sequence ATGGGCGACTCCCCCCAGTACGACGTCATCATCATCGGCACCGGAGCCGGCGGGGGAACGCTCGCCCACCGGCTGGCCCCGTCGGGCAAACGGGTCCTGGTCCTGGAACGCGGTGACTACCTCCCGCGTGAGCGCGACAACTGGGACTCCACGGCCGTGTTCGTCAAGGGCAAGTACCGGGCCCCGGAGTTCTGGCTGGACAAGCACGGCAACGAGTTCCCGCCCGAGGTGAACTACTACGTCGGCGGCAACACCAAATTCTACGGCGCGGCCCTGTTCCGGCTGCGGCCCGAGGACTTCGGGGAGCTGCGCCACCACGACGGCCTCTCCCCCGCCTGGCCGATCCGCTACGAGGACCTGGAGCCGTACTACACCCAGGCGGAACACCTCTACCGCGTGCACGGGCGGCACGGCGAGGACCCCTGGGAGGGCCCGTACAGCGAGCAGTACGCACATCGTCCGGTCGAACACGAGCCGCGTATCCAGCAGTTGAGCGACGACCTGGAGAAGCAGGGCCTGCACCCCTTCCATCTGCCCATCGGGGTCGACCTCACCCAGGACGCGAACGGCGGGGCGACCCACTTCAGCGCCTGCATCCGCTGCAACCGGGTCGACGGGTTCCCGTGTCTGGTCCGGGGCAAGTCCGACGCCCAAGTGGTCTGCGTCGAACCGGCCTTGCAGCAACCGAACGTCGAGATGATCACCAACGCCCACGTCACGCGCCTCGACACCGACCCGACGGGGCGCAGCGTCTGCGCGGTCGTCGCCACGCTCGCCGACGGGCACGAGGCCCGCTTCGAGGCGGACATCGTGGTCGTGGCGTGCGGAGCGGTCAACTCGGCGGCGCTGCTGCTCGCTTCGGCGAACGACCGGCATCCGGGCGGGCTTGCGAACAGCTCCGACGTGGTCGGCCGCCACTACATGCGGCACAACAACCTCGCGCTGATGGCCGTGTCGAAGGAGCCCAACGACACCCAGTTCCAGAAGACGCTGGCACTGCACGACTGGTACCTCGGCGCGGACGACTGGGAGTATCCGCTCGGCGGCATCCAGATGCTCGGCAAGTCGGACGCCGAGCAGATCCACGGCGAGGCACCGCGCTGGGCCGGGGCGGTGGCCCCCGACATGCCCTTCGAGGTGCTGGCCCATCACGCCGTCGACTTCTGGCTGTGCGGGGAGGATCTGCCGCTGCCGGACAACCGGGTCACGCTGGAGGGCGACCGCCGTATCCGCCTGACGCTCAACGAGACCAACAACACGGCCGGGCTGAAGCGCCTGCAGCACAAGCTCCAGCACATGCTCGGCCATCTCGGCATGCACGAGCACCACCTGCTGTCGCACAGCATCTACCTGCACAAGGGGATGCCCATCGGGGCGACCGCGCACCAGGCGGGCACGGTGCGGTTCGGCACCGACCCGGCGTCCTCCGCCCTGGACGTCCACTGCAAGGCACACGACGTCGACAACCTGTACGTGGTCGACACGAGCTTCTTCCCGAGCATCGGGGCGGTCAACCCGTCCCTGACGGCCATGGCGAACGCCCTGCGGGTGGGCGATCACCTCCTGGAACGGCTGGGTTGA
- a CDS encoding SDR family oxidoreductase, with translation MSSPEGAPRDVIPAHLLKGQKALVTGANSGIGKATAVALGRAGADVVVNYVAGRDEAEKVVEEIKSFGVRAAAYEADVSDEDQVVAMTNRMVEEFGTIDILVANAGLQRDAPFTEMTLAQWQKVIDVNLTGQFLCAREATKEFLRRGVVPEVSRAAGKIICMSSVHQVIPWAGHVNYASSKGGVQMMMETLAQELAPKKIRVNAIAPGAIATPINRSAWETPAARDDLLKLIPYNRVGDPEDIAHAAVGLASDLMDYVVGATLYVDGGMTLFPGFATGG, from the coding sequence GTGAGTTCCCCCGAGGGCGCGCCCCGCGACGTGATCCCCGCCCACCTGCTCAAGGGCCAGAAGGCGTTGGTGACCGGCGCGAACTCCGGCATCGGCAAGGCGACGGCCGTAGCTCTGGGCCGGGCCGGCGCCGACGTCGTGGTGAACTACGTGGCCGGCCGCGACGAGGCCGAGAAGGTCGTCGAGGAGATCAAGTCCTTCGGTGTGCGTGCGGCGGCCTACGAGGCGGACGTCTCCGACGAGGACCAGGTCGTCGCCATGACGAACCGGATGGTCGAGGAGTTCGGCACGATCGACATCCTGGTGGCCAACGCCGGCCTGCAGCGCGACGCCCCGTTCACCGAGATGACCCTCGCCCAGTGGCAGAAGGTCATCGACGTCAACCTGACGGGGCAGTTCCTGTGCGCCCGGGAGGCCACCAAGGAGTTCCTGCGGCGCGGCGTCGTCCCGGAGGTGTCGCGCGCGGCCGGCAAGATCATCTGCATGAGCTCCGTGCACCAGGTCATCCCGTGGGCCGGGCACGTCAACTACGCCTCGTCCAAGGGCGGTGTGCAGATGATGATGGAGACGCTCGCCCAGGAACTCGCGCCGAAGAAGATCCGCGTCAACGCGATCGCCCCGGGCGCCATCGCGACCCCCATCAACCGCAGTGCCTGGGAGACGCCCGCGGCCCGCGACGACCTCCTCAAGCTGATTCCCTACAACCGCGTCGGCGACCCGGAGGACATCGCGCACGCGGCCGTCGGCCTCGCCTCCGACCTCATGGACTACGTGGTGGGTGCCACGCTGTACGTGGACGGCGGGATGACCCTCTTCCCCGGTTTCGCCACCGGCGGCTGA
- a CDS encoding cytochrome ubiquinol oxidase subunit I, with translation MHTTLQVLADAPAQMLPARSLMAFTLASHIILVPLGVALPLITLILHGYGLRRGDRTALLLARRWSAVMAVQFAIGVVTGTVLSFEFGLLWPGLMGRWGDVFGIGFGVEAWAFFLEAVLIAIYLYGWRRLPARTHFLLALPLPATALLGAFGILAANSWMNTPRGFRLDSAGDPVDVNIWKAIFTPMFGPQYWHFVVAMLVTAGYIVAGVYAVGWLRGSRDRYHRLGFAVPFTVAAVFTPVQFMLGDSIARQVFHKQPVKFAAMEIVWKTDTHMPEYLFGRLHPDGSISGGIKIPQFDSILAGFSPDTRVTGLTSVPADQRPNATQATIAHWAFDTMVVIGSLLAVLALWYALIWWRRRRLPASPWFYRCAAVSGVASVVAVECGWITTEVGRQPWIVYENMRVAEAVTSTRSGTLWTMFGLVVVVYVFIFGSFLAILLRMRTRWRLADEEDRAGTGARASAEAPETDTPYGPRPPVPSGAAPPPGGDGPSSSTEGRP, from the coding sequence ATGCACACCACCTTGCAGGTGCTGGCGGACGCGCCGGCGCAGATGCTGCCGGCCAGATCCCTGATGGCCTTCACCCTGGCGTCCCACATCATCCTGGTGCCGCTGGGTGTGGCGCTGCCGCTGATCACGCTCATCCTGCACGGCTACGGGCTGCGCCGCGGCGACCGTACGGCCCTGCTGCTGGCGCGCCGCTGGTCGGCAGTGATGGCGGTCCAGTTCGCGATCGGGGTGGTCACCGGCACCGTGCTGTCCTTTGAGTTCGGGCTGCTCTGGCCGGGCCTGATGGGCAGGTGGGGCGATGTCTTCGGTATCGGGTTCGGCGTCGAGGCGTGGGCCTTCTTCCTGGAGGCCGTCCTCATCGCGATCTACCTGTACGGCTGGCGACGCCTCCCGGCCCGGACCCACTTCCTGCTCGCTCTGCCGCTGCCCGCCACGGCCCTGCTCGGCGCCTTCGGGATCCTGGCGGCCAACTCCTGGATGAACACGCCGCGTGGCTTCCGCCTCGACTCCGCGGGCGACCCCGTCGACGTGAACATCTGGAAGGCGATCTTCACACCGATGTTCGGCCCGCAGTACTGGCACTTCGTCGTGGCGATGCTCGTGACGGCCGGCTACATCGTGGCCGGCGTCTACGCCGTCGGCTGGCTGCGCGGGAGCCGGGACCGCTACCACCGGCTCGGCTTCGCCGTCCCGTTCACGGTCGCCGCTGTGTTCACGCCGGTGCAGTTCATGCTGGGCGACTCCATCGCCCGGCAGGTCTTCCACAAGCAGCCGGTGAAGTTCGCCGCCATGGAGATCGTCTGGAAGACCGACACGCACATGCCGGAGTACCTGTTCGGCCGGCTGCATCCGGACGGAAGCATCTCCGGCGGCATCAAGATTCCGCAATTCGACTCCATCCTCGCCGGTTTCAGTCCCGACACCCGGGTGACCGGTCTGACCTCCGTCCCCGCCGACCAGCGGCCGAACGCCACCCAGGCGACCATCGCCCACTGGGCCTTCGACACCATGGTCGTCATCGGCTCGCTGCTCGCGGTGCTCGCCCTGTGGTACGCCCTGATCTGGTGGCGGCGGCGCCGGCTGCCCGCCTCGCCCTGGTTCTACCGGTGCGCCGCCGTGTCCGGCGTGGCCTCCGTCGTCGCCGTCGAGTGCGGCTGGATCACCACGGAGGTGGGGCGCCAGCCGTGGATCGTCTACGAGAACATGCGGGTCGCCGAAGCGGTCACCTCGACCCGGTCCGGCACGCTGTGGACCATGTTCGGCCTGGTCGTCGTCGTGTACGTGTTCATCTTCGGGTCGTTCCTCGCGATCCTGCTGCGGATGCGCACCCGTTGGCGGCTCGCCGACGAGGAGGACAGGGCGGGAACCGGGGCGCGGGCGAGCGCGGAGGCGCCCGAGACGGACACCCCCTACGGGCCGCGTCCCCCCGTCCCGTCCGGCGCTGCGCCGCCCCCCGGCGGTGACGGACCGTCCTCGTCCACGGAGGGCCGGCCGTGA
- a CDS encoding cytochrome d ubiquinol oxidase subunit II, with protein MIADVIAVVLLLAIAAYTCAGGTDYGAGFWDLIAGGAERGKRPRWLIDHAMAPVWEVNNVWLIFVLVIMWTGFPVLFQQLFQSMWLPLALAVVGTVLRGAGFALRKPAQRLAGRRLYGAVFAVSSLLTPFFLGAAAGGVASGRVTADAKPSDHAWAHPTPLLFGVLAVATTALLGAVFLAADARRFEAPDLDGYFRRRALAALPAVAALSVVTLIVAHDDAAHVWHGLTHGAGLVFVIVAAVSTLATAWLLIRPSGSWSRVTAVGVVASAVIAWGLAQRPYLVPTSLTIAQGAGADTTLRWLGVVTLVAVVLVMPAVVLLYWLDTHGELEGLTDSDLRLGAGDDG; from the coding sequence GTGATCGCCGATGTCATCGCCGTCGTCCTGCTGCTCGCGATCGCCGCCTACACCTGCGCGGGCGGCACCGACTACGGAGCGGGGTTCTGGGACCTGATCGCGGGCGGAGCGGAGCGCGGCAAGCGGCCCCGGTGGCTGATCGACCATGCGATGGCGCCCGTGTGGGAGGTCAACAACGTCTGGCTGATCTTCGTACTCGTCATCATGTGGACGGGCTTCCCGGTCCTCTTCCAGCAGTTGTTCCAGTCGATGTGGCTGCCGCTCGCTCTCGCCGTCGTGGGCACGGTCCTGCGCGGCGCGGGGTTCGCGCTGCGCAAGCCCGCCCAGCGGCTGGCCGGACGGCGCCTGTACGGCGCTGTGTTCGCCGTCTCCTCGCTCCTGACCCCGTTCTTCCTCGGCGCCGCGGCGGGCGGTGTGGCGTCGGGTCGGGTGACCGCGGACGCCAAGCCCTCGGACCACGCCTGGGCCCACCCCACCCCGCTGCTGTTCGGCGTGCTCGCCGTGGCGACCACGGCCCTGCTCGGCGCCGTGTTCCTCGCCGCGGACGCCCGGCGCTTCGAAGCACCGGACCTGGACGGCTACTTCCGGCGCCGGGCACTGGCCGCCCTGCCGGCCGTCGCCGCTCTGTCGGTGGTGACGCTGATCGTCGCGCACGACGACGCGGCGCACGTGTGGCACGGGCTCACGCACGGGGCGGGACTCGTGTTCGTGATCGTGGCGGCGGTAAGCACCCTGGCCACCGCCTGGCTGCTGATCCGCCCGTCCGGGTCCTGGTCGCGGGTCACCGCGGTCGGCGTGGTGGCGTCCGCGGTCATCGCCTGGGGCCTGGCGCAGCGGCCGTACCTCGTCCCGACCTCCCTGACCATCGCGCAGGGCGCGGGTGCGGACACGACGCTGCGTTGGCTGGGGGTGGTCACCCTCGTCGCCGTCGTGCTCGTCATGCCCGCGGTCGTCCTCCTGTACTGGCTGGACACCCATGGGGAGTTGGAGGGCCTCACCGACTCCGATCTGCGGCTCGGTGCCGGTGACGACGGCTGA